tttatggCAGGGTTTCATTAACCGGCTGAAAgaagccaatgccatcagggaataccgttgccatgaaagggtgcacatggtctgcaacaatgctcaggtaggtggtacatgtcaaagtaacatccacatgaatggcaggacccaaggtttcccagcagaacattgcccaaagtattacactgcctccgccagatTGCctctttcccatagtgcatcctggtgacGTGTTCTCCCGTTAAGTGACGCatacgcacccggccatccacgtgatgtaaaaggaaacgtgattcatcagaccagaccaccttcgTCCATTGCTCCgcggtccagttctgatgctcacgttcccagtgttattcacttcacctgtcagtggtcataatgttttggttgaTCTGTGTAACTCACCCATTGGCTCGAGAATTTTAATTGGCTCTATGCCGCCCTCTAGCTGTTTTGGTTACACTGTGCAATGACATCTGCCGCTAGGCGGACTCGAATTTCCCAAATTCCTAATGAGAAAACCTGagttttgagggaacagcaCAACTAAAATCAGTTGCTGAGTATGCTATTTTCCACTTTTGTCCATGGGTATGGTTTATTTGGAGTAAAACTGATTTGGAAAGAGTCTGACTAAAATCTGTAGAAACCACATTATTTGATTAccgaaacattttcttttgttgagTGAACGTGTGGGCTAACGCTGCTCGGCGAAGAAACTTCGGTCTCATCCAGTCCGGTGCCAAGGTACGTAGGCCTATCTATATCCAGTATATGGACTGCGTTCGAGCAGCTATTGTATTAGGCTGTGCCATCGTTTCATTGTCTtttttgtcaaaaatattttggttttgAGCGTATTGGGGAGATCATGTTTCAAAATGTCAACCTGTTTTCTTAAAGAGTCTCGACATTCTTTTTATATTGTGAGTTTTGATTATTGCAACAACATCATTGTAACAACATAATTGTTTTCCCAATCAATCTTTCCCactcaatattttttcagaatgAACGCGTTCTAAACAGTCCACTACAGCAGTAATACTAAAGCGCTTTGTGCACAGATTTACGGAACAGTAGGCTAGGATTATAATAGAGATTTACAGGATCATCTTCAGACCAGTCAACGTCGGACAGTCTGACTCATTGGCTAATCATGTAGTGGCTTGTCATTGCGCATGTTGCATCTGGCTACTATTGCACATAACTGCTGTCTTAACAAACTATTAAACTGTCTCTACACTCTCCCCAGTGATGACCTTTATCTTGACCTAATGTCTGTCCGACCGTCCATGAGTGTGCTTCCTCCAGTTCGAAGGGACCGCATTATTGCCCAGCTTCCTCAGGTTAGCATTATACACACGAACAGCAGTCATTTGAATGTGCTAGGACGCATGCTGATTTCTTCTGTATCCGTGATTTCCGCTACATTCTTAGTGGGAGAGAAATGTTGGCACACACCGAAAGTGGGCCTAGCAGAGATGGCCCCTATACAGAAAATGTCTACCCATTTTGCCAGACCAAATAGTTCAGATTCGTCTGGTTTCATATGGAAATGTTATTCCCAGGAGAGATGTGCATGTAGCATGCACCAATATACACCAATATGTTCTAAAtgtatgtctgtcctgaaagtACCTATTAGTTCACAGCTTTCTGTTTTGGCCACCGATTTTGTAACGGCCCGTTCATTATGTTCTAATCTAGTGTTACAGTGAGAGGGCAGCTGTGCACACAAAAGATGAGTTCCACTCCAAAGTGAAGACTGCCTGCCAGGAGCAGCGCACTGGCACCGTGGGGTGGGTAGAGAGGCCACATGCATTTAAAATTCAAAAGGTTCTGCTACTACCTTTTCATGACATGGAGATGAGGGTGTTTTCATTGTGGctgttccctctgtctgtctcaccttCTCCTCCAGTAGGTTTAAAATTGCCAAAGTTATAGTGGTTGGTGACCTGGCTGTGGGAAAAACCTGTCTGATCAACAGGTAAGCAAAGCTTCCAAACTGCAGTACTACTGTATTGCATGTGTATTTTCCTGCATCATACTCCTTGTGTTATTGTTCAAAATGCAGTCTTGTTAAAATCAGATACAGAATTCTACACAGTGCTCCTGAGGAGCAACACTGGTCTACTGGCCATTTTGGGTCATTTGAGCTCTATGGGTTTTCCGTCCAAAATGTGTTCCTCGTGTTTCTGTTTCCTTGTTGAGATTGATCCAGGGACAAACCAGGATATGTTTTTATCCTGAAAACCCCCAAATTGAATACCAtagttttatgttttaatagaTTGTATCTAAGTACAGGTTGTCAGCCAACTATTCTAAAAATTTACAATTTTTATCATTAGGTTTTGCAAGGATACATTTGACAAGAACTACAAGGCAACCATTGGTGTTGACTTTGAGATGGAGCGGTTTGAAGTGCTGGGAGTGCCTTTCAGCTTACAGTTGTGAGTGTCTCCTCACTGGTGTGCTCTACAGTATTAGTTCCCTAACCAATGTCTCTTCACTCACCATAAATATTCTCCATTACAGGTGGGACACTGCAGGGCAGGAGAGGTTTAAGTGTATTGCCTCCACGTACTACAGAGGGGCTCAGAGTAAGGGGACCTTCTCTTGAAAAAACGTGATCTTTCCTTCTCACTAATTACAGCCTAATAAGGGCCAAATCCAATGAGTTGAAGTttgaaagtaaaacaaatatttctgttttccagCTATTGTCATTGTGTTTGATGTGAATGATGTGGCGTCCTTGGGTCATGCaaggtaaaatacatttgaggaATATGTATTTCCACAGTTCTTGTGCTCTGTAAATGCTATATCACATGTTTATATGTTATGCTTATCCACAGGCAGTGGCTTGAAGATGCTCTGAAGGAAAATGATCCCACTGGAGTCCAGCTGTTCCTAGTTGGCACGAAGAAAGACCTGAGTGTATGTATTTCTTGCCTTTAAATACAATTGTCAGAGCCAGTTGATCAGTCGCTTTTTTAATGACTACTTGTAGTTGTGAGGATGCAGCTTTAACAATAATGAACTACTGCTCCAGCCTTAACCACGGTTCCAGTGGTATGTTTTACTTTTAGGGATGATCAAATATGATTGAGAGAGGCCAACAACACTATATCGGTGTCTTTAAACACTAGAATGCAGGGGAAAAAATTACCTCCCCTACAAAACCCCTCCAAAAAAACACATGATTTGTTACAGTCATTTCATAACATTTGTTACAGtcattt
The sequence above is a segment of the Esox lucius isolate fEsoLuc1 chromosome 1, fEsoLuc1.pri, whole genome shotgun sequence genome. Coding sequences within it:
- the rab34a gene encoding ras-related protein Rab-34a isoform X1; amino-acid sequence: MSVRPSMSVLPPVRRDRIIAQLPQCYSERAAVHTKDEFHSKVKTACQEQRTGTVGRFKIAKVIVVGDLAVGKTCLINRFCKDTFDKNYKATIGVDFEMERFEVLGVPFSLQLWDTAGQERFKCIASTYYRGAQTIVIVFDVNDVASLGHARQWLEDALKENDPTGVQLFLVGTKKDLSSPAQYSQIEQDAIQLAEEIQAEYWAVSSLTGENVRDFFFRVASLAFEANVFAELEKSGSRHIGDIVKINSNSKNVYATSKKKQSNCC
- the rab34a gene encoding ras-related protein Rab-34a isoform X2, coding for MSVRPSMSVLPPVRRDRIIAQLPQCYSERAAVHTKDEFHSKVKTACQEQRTGTVGFKIAKVIVVGDLAVGKTCLINRFCKDTFDKNYKATIGVDFEMERFEVLGVPFSLQLWDTAGQERFKCIASTYYRGAQTIVIVFDVNDVASLGHARQWLEDALKENDPTGVQLFLVGTKKDLSSPAQYSQIEQDAIQLAEEIQAEYWAVSSLTGENVRDFFFRVASLAFEANVFAELEKSGSRHIGDIVKINSNSKNVYATSKKKQSNCC